The Haliotis asinina isolate JCU_RB_2024 chromosome 3, JCU_Hal_asi_v2, whole genome shotgun sequence genome segment CTATGATGAAAAGACTCACTCATCATTTATCAGCAccgaaagtgagtgagtgagtgagtgagtttagttttacgtcgcacttagcaatattccagctatatggcgacggtctgtaaataatcgagtctggaccagacaatccagtgatcaacaacatgagcatcgatctgcgcaattgggaaccgatgacatgtgtcaaccaagtcagctagtctgaccacccgatcccgttagtcgcctcttacgacaagcatagtcacctgttatggcaagcatgggttgctgaaggcctattctaccccgggaccttcacgggtcacagcaCCGAAAGATATGTTGAATGACAGAATCCAATAGCTTTCTGTTATGAGGTGTGATTTTACCAACTGTATCTTCGACAAAAGTATCTTCCTTCCGTGAAAGGCCATTGAATACTATTCAAAGGTATAAACAGTaaatcttttgaaaatattgttaagaATTATAAAACAATGATTCGTAGTAATCTTATCTCACATGGCAATGCAGGTATTCAGACATGTACATATCTATATCTCTCAAACAATATGTTTTAAAGTTATCTTCTGCTCACTCATCATTGCCTATGTGTACACTGTTGGAAGATGAATTGTGTATAATTGTTGGGAGAGAGCTTTTCTAAGCTGGGTAACTTGTGTCCAATCCTTTTCTTGGGTGAATGAAGTCTGTTGCAATGAATAAACACAATCAAACCTCTCAGTGAGaaacctgtttttatattcGACTGacagtaaaaatattttgagaaaagaaggCAGATTAACTCGCTACTTCTCAGTAACGAATCGGTTTCAGGCTTACCCTCTTACCCCACTCTACTCACTAGACAGTGGACTGTTCCATTACACCCACAGATGTTACCCTAATTAATATGCTAGATCAGTGTCTGTCAGTTGCTGCTAGTCAGCTGGAAGGTAATCGAAAGATATCATTAGCAACAATCTATACAATAAGGATGCCTTGATGACGTGACTCTCACCACCCACTCACGATGGTCGGTCGCTGACAATGGCTTGTGCccttttttggcaaatttattTTGATCTGCTGATAACTTGTATAATACATAAGCTGTAcatctgaaaatatgttttccgTCATTTTTTCAGAGTATATTTCGTGGAAACGTTGCTGAATATAATGATGTGGAAGATTTCCTGTATATATCTATGCGTATAAGCGCTGTATTAAATTTTGGCACAAGTTGTTGAAAATGCCATCATCACGTTTTCCTAGAAACTGTTATAATTTAATGTTATTGGATGTATCCAATGGTAAAACTAGCTGGGCTGCAAACCTTAGAACGTTGTTATATAAGATGGGGTTTGGGTATATGTGGGAAAGACAATGCATTAATAATATTGATGCAGCTTTATCAGAATTCGTGATGAGGGCGCAGAATATGTACATTCAGGGTTGGTTTGAATCTCTGTCACCAAGCTCTAAAAGTTATTCTTATTCCCTATATAAACAAGTATTTAGACAAGAACTCTATTTACAGTGTATACAGGTGAAGAAATTCCGTATTGCTCTTGCTCGCTTTCGTTGCAGTTCTCACCAGTTAGCCATTGAAAATGGTAGATATTATAATATACCTAGATATCTCAGATATTGTAATATGTGCTCAGATAAccatattgaaaatgaatacCACTTTCTCTTAATTTGTCCAGCTTATAATCATCTGCGCACTCTGTATATTCCTCAATATTATTATAACCCTCCTACTCTGGTTAAATTCAATGCATTGATGTCTGTAGACAACCCAATGGTATTAAGAAATCTTTCAATGCATGTCTTTCATGCAAATGAACAGCATAAAAGCCGTTTGTTGGGTGCAAAATAACTCATACAATGCTATGTGTTATGGGCCGATGCCCTACATACTCCTGAATAAAAGAGAGAAAGAATACAACCAATTAAGacaattcattatcattgttctTTACACACTGAAGAAAAAGGAAATCGGGTCAGTCATATTTATGCAACCATCGATCTTCACTTTTAGGTCAGATCGTGTTTCTTTAATATTGTCCAACATAGACTATTGCAGGAAGCGTGGGTGAACATGCCCAAGCCAACAATTCGTAAGCTGATTGGTTCCGTGGGGAGACAATGCCATTCAGTTCTGAATTCTCATTGGGGCTCTACAAGACACTGAACACAGCTGACCATCACCTTAAGATATTTTGATACATGAACCTTGGACACAAACAATGACTTGAGCCAAACGTGTCACAATTACTAAACATATTTGTGAAATTATGATACATATACGCTCCTTGATTTTGCAGATAACAAAAAGCAATACtgaacaaactttgaaaaccCAACACTCACTTAATGGCTGCTTCCAAACACGGATACATTCTACATTCACaaagttcatttgccaataGTTCGCTAACGTCCATGAATTTGCCAACAATTACGAATGTCAACAACTGTGATAGTCCAGTATGGCTGTACGCTTGGTCCGGTCTTGTAAAATCATTTTTGAACTGTCACTCTGTCGAATTTGTTAAACTGATTGTTGTCATCCCGCATTTTCTTTAAACATCGAATAAACACAAAATAGCTAATGTGTGGCACATATCCGAAGATTTAGTCTCAAACGAAACCTGGTCGGACGTCATACATTCCTGACATGGTCTGCCAAAATGTGCCTACAAGAGCAATTGCAAGCTGTGGAATATATTCACTGTAAGGTAAAAACACCTAATAACCACATAGTCGTAAATCTCATGCGATAGACGTGCCCTGAATAAGAAGATTACTTGCATAattagaatattgcttagtCGGTGATGTCTTTGCGTAAATCGTACAAGATATCAATACCAGAGGTACACATGTACAGATGGAAATCATCTTTCAATGTTCACATGAATCATATGATGGATACCATCACTGTGtggtgaaaatgaataaataacctCGGCAAaaaatttattaatattttatggtcaaatatttttctaaaaaaatatttcctttgaGTTTaagacccctgaaggtcccggggtagaataggccttcagcaacccatgcttgccgtgcaaggcgactcagcttgtcgtaagaggcgactaacgggatcgacttggttgacacatgccatcggttcccgataacacagatcgatgctcatgctgttgatcactggattgtctggtccagactcgattatttacagaccgccgccatatagctggaatactgctgagtgcggcgtaaaactaaaactcactcactcatttgagtttaaacttttaaatattaaaaaagATCCCCATGAGACATCTTGGACATGTCATCTTAGATAATGAATCTATTTGCCTTATTAAGAAGATTTCTAGTATTTCAAACGTAAAAGATGCACATTTCATTCCCCAGCCTTCagttacatatacatatttgatACAAAATCCCTAAGCCACATAGATTATTTTTACAAATTGATACAGGGATACAAATAGTGAAATATACTTAACAGAACTTAACAACACCTATTTGCAATAACGTTATGTTCAATTTGtcaaatatacacatgcacgAATTCATGTATCAAATGTGTTCTAAAACTCCCTTGTAACCCAGTTATTGGGTGAATATTTGGCGCATGGTAAATCTTGCTCGTTcgcattgaaatatatattacataataACACAAACCACcaattaacaggtgtgaaaactcggtGGCCAATTCGGCATAAACcattgtttcaacgaggcaattacattttcgcgggtattgtcactttaaacactgatgcattgtcgCATAGgcattgtttatcatctcatctggtacgctggtcttatcgagcatgttgatgaattcaaattatggttcacacgtcttacattggtattattgtatgtatctagtatatgtccggtttcgtctctattcgccttAAACCCATATCGCATataaaaacaatgtaggcttattgggattggaaaatgcaccccaatactgttaaattaatTTCGCACGACGTGAATCTACTAAAAAGTTAAACTGTGTTATTatgaaacggatgggaataatgcataagccttttaaattgtaaaagctatgATGAAATACGGTCAAATTCACACTGTGAAATACTCggttgtctggtactaataggctttaaacaggggaaaacaacatcatttaaagaaactgtatattaaatcatttaacgatggtgtttaatattattcaactaagataattctggtagcgaaacaaTAATATCAGATCAGTTGTTTACGCTGAGTGCTTATTACTTAAACTAAACATGAAGCTACCACTCACGCAGGAACGCCATAAGTTATAGTCTAATTTTATTCAGttagataattctggtagtgaaaaaTAATTCTGCCAGAgatttctgcagaaaaaaatattctgccagcaatttctgcagaaatgtattttcagagccaatttgtgaacttattaacacgtgaacacactggcccacgaacttttcgtgttcatctcctcgggatctttccaatgatataaaatatgtcttaacACGGACATACTGATTTTGCGTAAGGTCTTTCGTTAACATTGCAGTATCGGGACGGGCGTTGTCATGCTGAAAGACCAGCTGTCAACGGACCGCCATGTCGTGCCAGCAATGGGAGTAACGCTGGACGAAGGACATTGTCAACAAAACGTTGAGCGTTTATGTTGCCTTGAACCCCGATCAGCCTTGACCGAAAATTGATATTGATCTCACCGTACACCATGACGCCTGTCCCAATAGAACGACCCATTTTCTGAACGCAGTTACGGACAAACCGTTAACATCGATGTTGGTAAATGCTGTAACCCAGGGACCCCTGATTCGTAGCCCTTCGTTGTCTTGGATTCAGTCCCAGAGCACAACAAGAAGGGGCCTGCACACAAGAAGGGGCCTGCACACGTGGTGTGTATGCACCGTCAGTTGAAAAGTCCAGAAAACTAGAACTAGAACTATTACATAAATTAGTAATTACGTTTTAATGGCTCTGAGTATATTATTTTGAGAAACCTTCCTTTGAATCTGCTATATGTCATTTGACCCTTGATTAATGACGCCAGAAATTTACCAGTGAAATCCTGGAGGACCTGGTGTATTAGCTTTCGATACACTTACTTAACGATGACTGATCATCCTTTGAAtagaacaaaataaaacaaatataaagatAACATGACATTTATGCTCTGCTGGAGGCAGTCAACCAGCAAAACTACTCATGGGACGTCGTTGCGAAATCCATATTTCCCGAAGCATATAAACCTGTAGTGGTATCGGATAACAAGCGTGCACATGAGCGCTGGTTGAAACATCTTTGTTGCCCTAACCTCACTATTTGCGTCGTGCTCAGAACAGGTAAGCACGTCCTTTTAATGTTAAaaccaataaccacaatacatTCTTAAATATACATGACATTTATGCTCTGCTGGAGGCAGTAAACCAGCAAAACTACTCATAGGACGTCGTTGCGAAATCCATATTTCCCGAAGCATATAAACGTGTAGTGGTATCGGATAACAAGCGTGCACATGAGCGCTGGTTGAAACATCTTTGTTGCCCTAACCTCACTATTTGCGTCGTGCCCAGAACAGGTAAGCACGTCCTTTTAATGTTGaaccaataaccacaatacgACATTCTTaaatatactatccaaaaacgaaacgcatagacgagaaatcttttgcgaaaatgttgtattttcaaacatgtataactcgtccacagaTAGACTATAGGGCATGAAAGTGTACACCGGTTTAGAACGAAAGTAATGGCTATACAACCAATAGGACacttttagataacggagacgttgagctcgatggtgacgacgtagaacgaccccgacgtcgggtctcctggctctcagaccagtCTCTTTCAACCTCTTCCGTGAAGTTTGACTGGAAATCCGATGACGTCCAGGCACCCGGTCTGCTCTGCTCTTAACCGTGAGCAGTATGATCGCTCacctgtagtacccggatgtaccgatcttgggctgcagtggtaactcgaggacTGCCTGCACGGTCATTTGTTgaacctgtttggttgcaatgAGCTGCAACCCAtcatatcttgctcagactaacattcagacaccaacagaagattggtaatctccagtaTGCATTCAATAGCGATGATCCGTGTCGCAgggtcaagacgtgacgtagtgatttgatcTTGAAATTCCATctaaacgaatgccaatttttttaaagtattctggattttattgccagacagtgaatgttctgcacaatttcaactggaaggcgATTTCTGTTGCATTGTGACGATGCCTTTCCAATcgttgtaagaaatctcatcagtATCAACATTTCaaggtaaaatcgatttttttaCGTGtacaattgtgtaaaatcatgttgcCAACACTTTcgttacatattttgatgattgcttgaacacaataggtaattaataaagttttaaaaatagaaatcgcctttgcgtttcttttttggaatAGTACATTATGTGATACACACGGGGCATAAGCAATAAATAACTTATACGAGGAAGTAAGATATTAGTAAACCAGCGCTGTACGTGTCCattatgaaataaaatcagCTGACATAAATGTAATTGTAGTAATGAATCCCAAGCCACCATATGGCGGCATAGTGTAATATTATTAAGATGTGGCCAACACAGCACCTATGTCATTCAATATATAGGAGAAAATTACATTTAACACAACTCTCTCCCCCTCCCCCTCTCTCTTATTTAATGGTTGTGAATAATGTATTATCTGCATTTAGCTAATATTGAGATGTTTTGCAGCGTCACGTCATGTCGGATGCAAGTATGAAAGTGTCACCCCAAAAAATCACACTAGTGTGTTTCTCTGTCTTAATATGCTGGAGCCTTTACTTCTACTATTCCTCTACCAAGACGGGCCTTGTACAACGGGAAATCAACTCAAACATTGTTGGAACCATCGCAAACAAGAGTATCAAATTCACAGCTAGAAATGTCATAACAGAGACTGATAGAGTGGACTGTTTTCTGGGAAGAAAACATTCTGTGACAGAACGCATTGCTAGTGATGATCAAGAATCACCTGCGACGAATGCTAAAATGGCTCTATTTTATGACAGATTACTGCTGGTGGAAAAAGTGGAATTTAGAAACCTCATCAAAACCTTCAGTGAAGGCGTGCCTCCAAACATCACTTATTTCCTCTATGCAGGAGCTTTACTTGGTTCTTACTCTCATCACGGCATGATTCCTTGGGACGATGATGTGGACATTATAGTGAGGGAGAAACACAAACCTTTACTGCTAACATTCCTGCAGTCCCTTGGGCCAAAGTATGAACACTACATTAATGGGGAGATAAACTGGAAATTGTATCACAGAACGTCTCCAAAGGCAGCGTGGGTTCCATGGAAGTTTCCATTCCtcgatatttttttttattctgaaGACCCTTCAATCATCCAAGATACTAAAATAGCAGAAAAGAAATTCAACAAGAGTGACGTATTTCCTTTGATCAAGCGACCTTTCATGGGAATGATGCTGCCAGCACCAAGACACACCCGTAAGGTTTTAGAGTTGACTTACACCATCGACCGTTGTGTATCAAATTCATATGATCACAGACTGGAAAAAGATATGCCATCAGAATGTGTTGTGACACTCCCTTGTGACCTGTTGAAAGACAAATTCCCTTTTGTTGAAAGAAAGAACTCAAACAACACAACTGTTGAATTGTTGGCTACAGAATACGGTGTCCAAAGCGTGTATGAAACTAAAGATATATATTAAAGTGTTTTATATTTAACAATATGTCAGAAGACTGACTTCATCGTGGGGTCATTAAACACTAGTTTCCAAACATCCATGTTGCCTATACTGAAATTATTTCTATCAGACAACGAGACAACATATACCCTGTGTTCAAACATATGTTCAA includes the following:
- the LOC137277238 gene encoding uncharacterized protein, with protein sequence MSDASMKVSPQKITLVCFSVLICWSLYFYYSSTKTGLVQREINSNIVGTIANKSIKFTARNVITETDRVDCFLGRKHSVTERIASDDQESPATNAKMALFYDRLLLVEKVEFRNLIKTFSEGVPPNITYFLYAGALLGSYSHHGMIPWDDDVDIIVREKHKPLLLTFLQSLGPKYEHYINGEINWKLYHRTSPKAAWVPWKFPFLDIFFYSEDPSIIQDTKIAEKKFNKSDVFPLIKRPFMGMMLPAPRHTRKVLELTYTIDRCVSNSYDHRLEKDMPSECVVTLPCDLLKDKFPFVERKNSNNTTVELLATEYGVQSVYETKDIY